Proteins co-encoded in one Alcanivorax sp. genomic window:
- the tolQ gene encoding protein TolQ, with translation MVEASSMSVVSLISNATIVVQLVMALLVLASLTSWYMIVGRYRVLGRAQKAGRAFEETFWSSDDLASLYKQSRDNPHPDSGTESIFRAGFQEFVRLSKSSRSADAVMDGSQRAMRVALQREQTRLTRHLPFLATVGSTSPYVGLFGTVWGIMNSFMALANVKQATLSVVAPGIAEALIATAIGLFAAIPAVMAYNRFSAQSDSLLTENEMFAEEFSSVLHRQAHGRGD, from the coding sequence ATGGTTGAGGCATCCAGCATGTCGGTTGTCAGTCTGATCAGCAATGCCACCATTGTGGTGCAGCTGGTAATGGCGCTGTTGGTTCTGGCGTCACTGACGTCCTGGTACATGATTGTGGGCCGCTACCGGGTGCTGGGACGTGCGCAGAAAGCCGGCAGGGCGTTCGAGGAGACCTTCTGGTCCAGCGATGATCTGGCCTCCCTCTACAAGCAGAGCCGCGACAACCCCCACCCGGATTCCGGTACCGAGTCCATTTTTCGCGCCGGGTTTCAGGAATTTGTGCGGCTGTCCAAGAGTTCTCGTAGTGCCGATGCTGTCATGGATGGTAGCCAGCGTGCCATGCGCGTGGCGCTGCAACGTGAGCAGACCCGTCTGACCCGTCACCTGCCGTTTCTGGCCACAGTGGGGTCTACCAGCCCTTATGTGGGCCTCTTTGGCACCGTGTGGGGGATCATGAATTCCTTCATGGCCCTGGCCAATGTGAAACAGGCCACCCTGAGTGTGGTGGCACCGGGTATTGCCGAAGCCCTGATTGCCACGGCCATTGGTCTGTTCGCCGCTATTCCTGCCGTCATGGCCTACAACCGTTTTTCTGCACAGAGTGATTCCCTGCTGACCGAAAACGAAATGTTTGCCGAGGAATTCTCATCGGTGCTCCATCGCCAGGCCCATGGACGGGGAGACTGA
- the ybgC gene encoding tol-pal system-associated acyl-CoA thioesterase encodes MIEKKAQSGEFTLPVRVYIEDTDAGGIVYYVNYLKFMERARTEYLRTLGYQHYVLAEDNFQFVVHTANVQYRQPARIDDALDVTARISKLGKATLLFDQQVRRGNTLLCQAEIKVACVTVDTLKPTAIPSALYKKFIAASEGEGLNG; translated from the coding sequence ATGATTGAAAAAAAAGCGCAAAGTGGGGAATTTACCCTCCCGGTTCGCGTCTACATCGAAGACACTGACGCCGGTGGCATCGTCTATTACGTGAATTACCTGAAATTCATGGAACGGGCCCGGACAGAGTATCTGCGTACTCTGGGCTACCAGCACTATGTGCTGGCCGAGGACAATTTTCAGTTTGTTGTTCATACGGCCAACGTGCAATATCGCCAGCCGGCGCGCATTGATGATGCGCTGGACGTGACAGCACGCATTAGCAAGCTGGGAAAAGCCACGCTGTTGTTTGATCAGCAGGTGCGTCGGGGAAACACCTTGCTGTGTCAGGCCGAGATTAAGGTGGCCTGCGTCACAGTGGATACACTCAAGCCCACGGCTATACCGTCGGCGTTATACAAGAAATTTATCGCAGCCAGCGAAGGAGAAGGGCTCAATGGTTGA
- the pal gene encoding peptidoglycan-associated lipoprotein Pal — protein sequence MRSFLNPLFALMLAAALAACSSTPTEEDTSATDTTEQTEVAPVTPVEPTTPAKPDTSSIPMTADNFYNHPSNYDGTTNTKVIYFAFDSNTVPAAAFETLRAHATHLKNNANAKVRLEGHADERGTREYNVALSERRSKAVEKFLRVQGVSASQIEVVSYGEEKPAAFGHSEMDWAKNRRVELNYTAGRP from the coding sequence ATGCGTTCATTTCTCAACCCGCTGTTCGCCCTGATGTTGGCTGCCGCGCTGGCCGCTTGTTCCAGCACGCCGACTGAAGAAGACACATCCGCTACCGATACCACCGAGCAGACTGAAGTTGCTCCGGTAACCCCGGTAGAGCCCACCACGCCGGCCAAGCCGGACACCAGCAGCATCCCGATGACTGCTGATAACTTCTACAACCATCCGTCCAACTACGACGGCACCACCAACACCAAGGTGATCTACTTCGCTTTCGACAGCAACACCGTTCCGGCTGCTGCCTTCGAAACCCTGCGTGCACACGCTACCCACCTGAAGAACAACGCCAACGCCAAAGTGCGTCTGGAAGGTCACGCTGATGAGCGCGGTACTCGCGAGTACAACGTGGCTCTGTCCGAGCGTCGTTCCAAGGCGGTAGAGAAGTTCCTGCGCGTTCAGGGCGTGTCTGCTTCCCAGATCGAAGTCGTATCCTACGGTGAAGAGAAGCCGGCGGCATTCGGCCACAGCGAAATGGACTGGGCCAAGAACCGTCGTGTTGAACTGAACTACACCGCGGGCCGTCCGTAA
- the tolR gene encoding protein TolR, with protein MSGVKVRVPRKLVAEMNVVPYIDVMLVLLVIFMATAPMMTQGINVDLPDSNSAPIDTTKDEPVIVSVTADGSYFINVGGDTKKSASLETVKGHVLRIHKHKPETLFLVEGDSKVAYASVISLMAALQEAGITQLGLVTEPAGSNE; from the coding sequence ATGAGTGGCGTGAAGGTAAGGGTGCCGCGCAAGCTGGTGGCCGAGATGAACGTGGTGCCTTACATCGATGTGATGCTGGTGCTGCTGGTGATCTTCATGGCCACCGCTCCCATGATGACCCAGGGCATCAATGTGGATCTGCCGGACAGCAACAGTGCGCCCATCGATACCACCAAGGATGAGCCAGTGATCGTATCGGTGACCGCTGATGGCAGCTACTTCATCAATGTGGGGGGCGACACCAAGAAATCCGCCAGCCTGGAAACGGTGAAAGGCCATGTGTTGCGTATTCACAAGCACAAGCCGGAGACCCTGTTTCTGGTCGAGGGTGACAGCAAGGTAGCGTATGCCAGTGTGATTTCCCTGATGGCGGCTTTGCAGGAAGCGGGTATTACCCAGCTGGGTCTGGTTACGGAGCCCGCGGGCAGCAATGAGTGA
- a CDS encoding cell envelope integrity protein TolA → MSDRQVAITFTLFIHLLVFGLLVFSWSTDPTLHKTPVIPPHVKATMVETSKQKKAPVAKPTPEKKPAPKPKPKPVEKPKPKPKPVEKPKPVEKPKPTPAPKPKPAPEPKPAPKPDPKPKVPEIEEPSLEEMLADEEIEMDRKPDEAAAEEAEDAASNADQSDVEVASHSDAIRAAVKQRWRIPGTYRGRNDLQTTVRIRTIPGGDVLDVSVVKSSGYPQFDESVMKAVQLAAPLPVPSGALFDKEFRSFLMVFEPTGVSQ, encoded by the coding sequence ATGAGTGATCGTCAGGTTGCGATTACCTTTACCCTGTTCATTCACCTGCTGGTGTTTGGGTTGCTGGTGTTCAGCTGGAGTACGGATCCCACGCTGCATAAGACGCCGGTGATTCCGCCGCACGTGAAAGCCACCATGGTGGAGACGTCGAAACAGAAGAAGGCGCCGGTAGCGAAGCCGACGCCGGAGAAGAAGCCGGCACCCAAGCCCAAGCCGAAGCCGGTGGAAAAGCCAAAACCCAAGCCCAAACCGGTGGAAAAACCCAAACCGGTGGAAAAGCCGAAGCCAACGCCGGCACCGAAACCCAAGCCGGCCCCGGAGCCGAAACCGGCGCCGAAGCCCGATCCCAAGCCAAAGGTGCCGGAGATCGAGGAGCCCAGCTTGGAAGAAATGCTGGCAGACGAAGAAATTGAAATGGATCGCAAGCCGGATGAAGCCGCGGCCGAGGAAGCAGAAGACGCGGCCAGCAACGCGGATCAGTCCGATGTGGAAGTGGCCAGTCACAGTGATGCCATTCGGGCGGCGGTAAAGCAGCGCTGGCGTATTCCGGGTACCTACCGGGGCCGCAATGATCTGCAGACCACGGTACGGATTCGTACCATCCCGGGTGGTGATGTGCTGGATGTTTCTGTGGTCAAGTCCAGCGGCTATCCACAATTTGATGAGTCCGTAATGAAAGCCGTGCAGTTGGCAGCGCCATTGCCGGTGCCCTCCGGGGCCTTGTTTGATAAAGAGTTTCGCTCATTCTTAATGGTATTTGAGCCAACAGGAGTTTCGCAGTGA
- the ruvB gene encoding Holliday junction branch migration DNA helicase RuvB: MDNERLISAANEGSQEEQQDRAIRPSSLADYHGQPKVRERMEIFIDAARGRREALDHTLIFGPPGLGKTTLAHIIAREMGCELKSTSGPVLEKAGDLAAILTNLEEGDVLFVDEIHRLSPVVEEILYPAMEDYQLDIMIGEGPAARSIKLDLPPFTLVGATTRAGLLTAPLRDRFGIVQRLEFYSVEDLAGIVQRACEILAIPIDDAGALEVARRSRGTPRIGNRLLRRVRDYAQVKGDGQITEVMAQRALDMLEVDSCGLDGTDRRLLDMIMHKFDGGPVGLESLAAALNEDAGTLEEVVEPYLIQQGFIQRTPRGRTVTNHAWRHFGLKSPRRDGDLFND; this comes from the coding sequence ATGGATAACGAAAGACTGATATCGGCCGCCAACGAAGGCAGCCAGGAAGAACAGCAGGATAGGGCAATTCGGCCATCCAGCCTGGCCGATTACCACGGCCAGCCAAAAGTCCGCGAGCGCATGGAGATCTTCATTGATGCCGCCCGCGGGCGTCGCGAAGCGCTGGACCACACCCTGATCTTTGGCCCGCCCGGCCTCGGCAAGACTACCCTTGCCCATATCATTGCCCGTGAAATGGGCTGTGAGCTCAAGTCCACCTCTGGGCCGGTTCTGGAAAAAGCCGGTGATCTGGCGGCCATCCTCACCAATCTTGAAGAAGGCGATGTGCTTTTCGTGGATGAAATTCACCGCCTTTCGCCGGTGGTGGAAGAGATTCTGTATCCGGCCATGGAAGACTACCAGCTGGATATCATGATCGGGGAAGGGCCTGCTGCCCGCTCCATCAAACTGGATCTGCCTCCCTTCACCCTGGTCGGCGCCACCACCCGTGCCGGGCTACTGACTGCCCCATTACGTGACCGGTTTGGGATCGTGCAACGGCTTGAATTCTACTCGGTGGAGGATCTGGCAGGAATCGTGCAAAGAGCCTGTGAGATTCTGGCCATTCCCATTGATGATGCAGGGGCTCTGGAAGTGGCGCGCCGCTCACGGGGTACCCCCCGGATAGGCAATCGGCTGTTGCGGCGTGTGCGTGATTACGCCCAGGTAAAGGGCGATGGGCAGATCACTGAAGTCATGGCACAGCGAGCGCTGGATATGCTCGAGGTGGATAGCTGCGGCCTGGATGGTACCGACCGTCGATTACTGGACATGATCATGCACAAGTTTGATGGCGGTCCGGTGGGGCTGGAGTCGCTGGCGGCGGCGCTGAATGAAGATGCGGGCACCCTGGAAGAAGTGGTGGAGCCCTATCTGATTCAGCAGGGGTTTATTCAGCGCACGCCACGGGGGCGTACGGTTACTAACCATGCATGGCGGCATTTCGGGCTGAAATCCCCCCGCCGGGATGGCGATTTGTTTAATGATTGA
- the tolB gene encoding Tol-Pal system beta propeller repeat protein TolB, whose protein sequence is MLLASVVARAELLIKVTEGRVDAVPIAIVPFAGSQGAPEDVSAIVAADLHRSGQFKPLPAEDMLSRPTTQSEVIYRDFRVLGMEYIVAGSMKAQESGGYEITYALYDVSSEVKLLEETYRPPVSQLRDVAHAISDRIYEQLTGIPGAFSTKILYVTHNRGAANPFQLQYADADGHRVTTILRSKEPIMSPAWSPDGRRVTYVSFEDQGLPAIYVHELSTTKREKVSSFKGINGAPDWSPDGQKLALTLSRDGNPEIYMLDINTKALTRLTNHYGIDTEPRWLPDGESLVFTSSRSGGPQIYKLNINDKSVRRVSFQGAYNARPDVTPDGRYLVYVHRRNGNFNVGVQDLQRGTFNIVTRTDMDESPSVAPNGSMVIYGTQDRGTGVLEAVSIDGRVKVELPSKEGEVREPAWSPFL, encoded by the coding sequence ATGTTGCTGGCAAGCGTGGTTGCCCGTGCAGAACTGCTGATCAAGGTGACCGAAGGGCGGGTGGATGCCGTGCCGATTGCCATCGTGCCGTTTGCCGGTTCCCAGGGAGCCCCGGAGGATGTCTCTGCCATTGTGGCTGCCGACCTGCATCGAAGTGGCCAGTTCAAGCCGCTGCCGGCAGAGGATATGCTCAGCCGCCCCACCACCCAGAGTGAAGTCATTTACCGGGATTTTCGTGTGCTTGGCATGGAGTACATTGTTGCGGGCAGCATGAAGGCGCAGGAAAGCGGCGGCTATGAAATCACCTACGCGCTGTATGATGTGAGCAGCGAAGTGAAGCTGCTGGAGGAGACGTACCGTCCGCCGGTCTCGCAACTGCGTGATGTGGCCCATGCCATCAGCGACCGGATCTATGAGCAGCTCACCGGTATTCCCGGCGCCTTTTCCACCAAGATTCTCTACGTGACCCATAATCGCGGTGCGGCCAATCCGTTCCAGCTGCAGTATGCCGATGCTGACGGTCACCGTGTGACCACCATCCTGCGCAGCAAGGAACCGATCATGAGCCCGGCCTGGTCTCCGGATGGTCGCCGGGTTACCTACGTATCCTTCGAGGATCAGGGGCTGCCGGCGATCTATGTTCACGAGCTGTCCACCACCAAGCGGGAGAAGGTATCCAGCTTCAAAGGTATCAATGGTGCCCCGGACTGGTCTCCGGACGGGCAGAAACTGGCCCTGACGCTGTCACGGGACGGCAATCCGGAAATCTATATGCTGGATATCAATACCAAGGCGCTGACCCGTCTGACCAACCATTATGGCATTGATACCGAGCCGCGCTGGCTGCCGGATGGCGAGAGTCTGGTGTTCACCTCCAGCCGCTCAGGCGGGCCGCAAATCTACAAACTGAACATAAATGATAAGTCTGTCAGACGCGTTTCATTCCAGGGTGCCTATAATGCGCGCCCGGATGTGACGCCAGATGGTCGTTATCTGGTTTATGTGCACCGACGAAATGGAAATTTCAATGTTGGTGTCCAGGACCTCCAGCGGGGAACATTCAATATCGTGACCCGTACCGACATGGATGAGTCTCCCAGTGTTGCACCCAATGGAAGTATGGTAATTTACGGGACGCAAGACCGGGGAACGGGGGTTCTGGAAGCCGTATCCATCGATGGCAGAGTGAAAGTGGAGCTGCCGTCGAAGGAAGGGGAAGTCAGAGAACCGGCATGGTCGCCGTTCCTCTGA